The segment AAGAGTCGCTGTGagattcataaataatttggaggatcaaagtaaaaatcatcaatatgcTACAACTGATGGCGGTCAATTTCTGTATTGTTGCTTTGAAATTCAGAAAACTGAAATAACAACAGTAGCACGCGGATAGACAAGAACTGATCAAGGTTACAAGTACGAACGAAAAATGATCGATTATTGCACAGCTTTGTGTTCTTAACCAGTCTGGTGTTGTGGCATTTGTTGTGTTGttatattctgtttttttatctGCAACTACATAAGATGATACGGTACCTCTCACTAACAGCATTATGAAGAGAAATTTGAAGAGTAACGTGAGACTACGGCCATCACCAAGAATAGTTGGCTTCTTTTGTTGCAAATGCTCATTTGAGTTGCTTTTTTCAGCATTAAAACACAGCGACGACTGTTAACAAAGGATAGAAgattacattaaaatttttaaaaattttgtggaataaaattttaatagtttaCATTGGAAAATAATgggtagtaaaaataataaataatgataaaattcattcaaatatattgcaataaaaaaagaacaaaatgatttttaaaaataaaaaaattctttgatagtaagttaattataaattaaaatttcttttatgaaatatattattgataaataaagaaaaaagtttaatcaactaaatttaattttatttaaataataaaaaatcattcctTGTGAGAGGGTTGTCTAAACAATCATAATAGTAACTGCTCTTCTCATaaacacaattaaaataatccaaaaagaggaataaagataaaataaaaattgtatttctcATGAACACAAAGAAACATGTATAATTAATTCCAACTATATATGAAATCAACAATCAATTTgaggtaaaaaattaaacaatgtattttttcgTAAAACTGATGAATCAATGTATTAATTAAGGCGGTATGTAAATCCCAAGGTATGATGATTCTTTGGGTTCAAAGAGGCACCCTTGTAACcatagcttaaaaaaataataagtgccctctaatgtctaaaatttgtatactttACTGACGCGTCTTTAAAAGTATGAGTGATAGGGCGCCTCGTATTTACACACACTAATACTACTTCAGCAGATTTTCAATGCTTCGCCTGGTACTTTTTGACTGTTTTTGACCCTAAATTTTCGTCTTAAGGTATAACCggccaaaatgaaaaatggtCTGAGGCtcattattagaaaatatctacgaacttaacaaaataatacttgTTTTGGTCTCACCTATCCCAAAAactaatagataataaaagaaaaaatacggaattttttgatatcagGATGAAATGGGCTTATAAGACTAAATCTcacgtaattaataaaaatataagctaaaaacacgatttttagcaattttatgAGAACAAGTATTGAGGCTCTGGCAACAGCGCATTGAAGCGGGAAAATTTAAACAGCAAATTTAGCAAAATTTAGCATCCATGTTTAGCTTTTACACagcatacacacacatacattcaTGAAATAGATATTAAGATGGCGTCAAGATCAgtgttgcaaactgacaaaAAAAGCACTATTGCCGGGGTCAttacgagaaaataaaaactaattaaaattgtttaaattacaagaatatgatttattatgcAATAAAATAGACGAAATGATAAGATTCTCTAGTAAAAAGTAGGACACGCCCCcaaaaattttggccggttaTAGGGATCTGACCTATTCACCATGGCATCTGGTGGCGCACAGTGAACTATTTCCAGACCATTGAAActacattgaaaaattttatatggtaCAGTTTGTTGACGATAGTATACTATAGTAAAATGGTCTGGAATGCGCCATATTGCCTCACAGATAAGCCTTTACACAATAAATGTGTGCGTGAGCAACCAAACTCCGCCCATAGGTCAGATCCCTATaccttaaataattaataacttttaaaattcgtgGTAGAAATCAATGTGCATCTCTAGCCAAaactgcataaaaaaaaataaaattacgaaTAGTAGAAAAATCCATAACCGCCAATAAGCCGCAAATCCAAACCACGATCGCCGCCATGGGCAGCCCAGTGGATCTAGCCATATCAATTATACTTCCACGATTTCAATTATAGACggtattttctattattatatttacatttacataacattttcgtttttttttatcttgttcaattatttcattatcattattaaattattttgtcaacttggttaattaataatactaaataattcaattttttgttgtttttttcattattaatatcaaaatgttaattatttttttattacagctAAGGATGTGATGTGGcatgaatattgaaaaataataatctaattttttgaataattgaaaatagaaTTGTTGTGGTCAAATGGAAAtacgtatttatatatatctgtgTTCACATGAAAACTGTCGCGGTACTCTCTAGCTCAGGGTCGGTTTCTTTTTATTAGTTCCATATGtttcatttattgaaaatatttcaagtataaaacaacaataaaaacattgtaaaCATTGCAAATACAACAATCAAAAAGTACATAACTTATAAGAacgaatttaaaatatattttttaataaaatggcACGATTTGATAAACATCAGCTCGAGATAACtgatcaacaattgtttactGACTCATTTAATGTTTGTTggaaacttttaaaaaaaaaagaatattatctcAGTGAACGTGAgaccaatatattttcaacgtTGTCATTAGATTATGGTCATGACATGTATAAAGCCATGGttatatttatgaagaaaattataaaatccaaTGAACACAAAGTTGAAGTTGAAAGATCAAAagttgaatcaataaaaattgtaacaacAGAAAAAGCCACTGGTGACGCAggttatgatgataattctaatcaattaaatcaacaacaaaaacaacaagttgACAAACTTGGTGGAATTCATTCCAAGAAGCTATTCAAAGAAGGTATGTTTCAAATAACGTTAagaattttattgattgttaaaaattgtcatttgattcaatttattttattttttagataacaaaaaaaataactgtgaAGATTCAAGTCATTCTAAGAATATACAAACTGCTTCTTcaaatgaagaagaagaaaccATTGAAGATAAAATCTTGTCAAACACAAATAATTCAACTGaagttgacaaaataaatagctCGATAGATCACTCAATTGGACTAGGAATAAAGTCAAATGAAGTTTtcaattcatttaataataataatcaaagttaCTTGAATGAAGTCATTGAAAATGTTGACGatcaaaaaaacacaaaaattcgTACTGGATCACTTGctcctaaaaaatataatttttgtacagaagaagatgatgatttaaGCTCTACCACAGACGAAAATTACTTTGAAGCTGATAATCATgttaataatgttgatgatgatgataataatgatttccATCTTTATGTTGATgacgatgataatgataatagccTCAATCATAGTAAAAATCGCGaaggtaaaattaaaataactgatGGTATttcttttgaagaaaaaaaacgtgaGGTTGAATTAGCAAGCGAAAATCCATTTTGGCCAATAGATATGTTAAGAAAACAGAGTggatatagaaatataaaaaaacgcCATCAAGTTGAGAAGTGGAATAAACAGATTCATAATTctgatcaattaaatcaacaacaacaaaaacaacaagttgACAAAGTTCACGGCCAAGACAAGATGataccaaaaaaaagaaaaatatcagttgatGAAATTCATTCCAAGAAGATGTTAAAAGCAggtatgttttaaataatgttaagatttttattaaattgtcatttgattcaatttgattcatttttcagatgacaaaaaaaataactgtgaTGATTCAactaatgttaaaaatatacaaattactttttcaaatgaaaactcaattgaaaaattacatgtGATTGATTCTATTAAAAAGGAAGAAGagttatttatgaataaaagtaTAAGCATCGAGGATGAAATGTTGTCAATTACAgatgattcaattgatgttgataaaatgaataacTCGAATGATCACTCAATAGGACTAGTCATTGAAAATGTTGATCATCAAAAAAACACAAGAATTCGTACTGGATCACTTGctcctaaaaaatataatttttgtacagaaaaaaatgatgaactAAGCTCTACCGCAGACGAAAATGaccttgataataatgatgttgatgatgatgatgatggcgtaaatcaaaatgaaaatcttGAAGATGAAATCAAGGTTTATGATGAAATttcttttgaagaaaaaacacGTGTAGTTAAATTGGCACGCGAACATCCAACTTGGTCATTAAATATGTTAAAAGAACACAGtggatgtaaaaatattaaagaccGGCGTCAGATTGAAATGTGGAAAAAACATATTCAACAAGGAGGATCTTttcgtgaaaaaataaattgtgtgaATAAGTGGGTTATAAATAAGTGCATTGAGAGCCAAAAGGAAGGAAAAgtaattacaaatgaaaaaattagaacatAGGGATtcgaagcaaaaaaaatatttgaacctataaaattttcaggAAGTGATGGCTGGTTAAGAACTTTAAAAACAAATCACGAAATAACTggtaaatcaaataatttaaaaattaattgtaacttgcaaaaaagaaaaatcattttgttaCTCAAGAGTTTACGTTCCCTatgaaataaaagttaaagttGTTAATCTTGCAAATGAAAATCCACATTGGAATTTGAAAATGCTAAGAGAACAAAGTCAAATCAAAGTAAAAACCTTGAAAACATCAGTCAACTCTACTATTAgaaatcatcattaacatcatcatcatcatcatcgtcgtcgtgtctttaatatttaaaaaattttgattaataatcaCAGCaacagtaaattttaaaaacaaaattattataaaatttataaaatgataagtataacttggttttttatgaaaaaaatgtaaatacatCAACTGTATTaaaatatgttgattatttttttattatatacaattatgAGATagcataaatattttgaaaaataaatagatagcataaatattgaaaaataattgtttgcaaaaatgtaaaaaacctatttcatgtaaaaataaaaatgaaaaaaaaaaaaataataaactaattttttgaataattaaataaatatgcaaTTATTGGACTCAAATCAAAATACGTAATTATAACTATTGGAAACAACTCGTTCGTAAtttcaataagaaaaagtCCACCGGATCAAAAGTTcctgaataattttattctacttcagttaaatataaagatgaagataaaaatacaagttcaAGTGGAAACACATGCAAACGAGGGCAAATTTGAAGATTAAATACGAACAACGAAGATGATAATGTTGGAAAATTAACCActcactaattatttttactggtTGATAATGAtcgttgataaatcattagaTTCCATATGACAATAAAAGTAACAACAGTAATTCTAAAATTACttcgataaataaatgtttaaccAATTATTactaatgaatttatataattttataaaacaatcgtattgaatatttaattttcatatgtattcttttatattcattaattattacactcttattaattattaataacaaatttaactaaaataaaatatataaactgatcgaataaaataataacaattaatataattaacagcttgaatattatattcaattaaaatatggtGGTGTTGGACATTTACGATTTTCTtgattgtcatcatcatcatcatcgtcgtcatCATCCTCttcagtatttaaaatattctgaTCAATAATTTCAGCAACAGTAAatctttaaaaacaaaattattattaaactaaaaatgATCAATATATAAGAGAAAATGTAGATTAATCTTGACAAACCTCTGTGACAGTGGGTGAATATTTTCAGATGACAAGATGTCATTACTTGATGgaataagaatatttttaaataaatttacttgatcAACAGTACCACTTggattttgtattattttttggccATCAACAACATTATTCATTGtcaaatcatcatcaacattttcagcatctttatcatcatcataaattttctttttcttcatatcaaatttaaaattactcaatgttgttgctgtttgtttattaaacaaatctttctttttcttcttgttgATAATTCCTGATAgtccatttttaaataaagtatttcttctaaaaaatgtaataaaataattataatcaacaataatttaatactaatttatttgtttaacttACTCAGTTGATGCACTTCTATTTTTCCATAATCTgtcaaaaaaatcatcatcagttTCATCAGACAGACTAGCTATTGATGTAGTACCATTTATCTGatttctatcaaattttattttttttctgctaaCTACATCAGAGCAAATCATTCTTTTGAATGATTCAGCTctattttgttgtaattttttcatatcaaaatTACTCATATCAATTCCAAACTTTCTTTGTCCAGGTGTATCCTCAAAATATTTACTCACTGTTTCAGGTTTTTtgcttgattttattttattattaatcttaTTGTTTGAGTAATCACTTGAACTAATTAAAGATGCTTTTGATGCAAGCGTTTGAATGTTTTCCTGGTCCATTGTGTGctctcttgattttttttttttttcagtttcaaTGATCAAAACAAAACACAACGAACAACCTCGAAAATGCCCGAGAATAATCTCGTATTTTCAGGTCAGGTTGGTgtacttttttctctctctttttcagCTTGTGTTGGTGACTTTgtgtgtaaaatatataacctCCTTGCATCATCCAAATTTGCAAGCAAGAACCATAGAAAATAGCATCGAGAAAGatctcgaaaaaataaattttgacagtcacaaataaaaaactaataacaattttaattaaataaataaaaattgctaaATAATGCATATTTTAGCGAGTTCAATAAATCAACGTTTAGGAATGATTATACGTCATCGAATGACGTTAAATCGTTCATTAACAATTggtaaaaatcatcaagtattaccggcaaaaagaaaaataaatatattagatttaaataataataaatctcgttgtttatttaataaaaatatattaagagCTAGTGTTTTTGCAAGTGTAAGAcaattttcaactaaaaaaccACCATTACCTGATGATCCAGTTGAGTAAGTATTATTTACtccaataaatttaacttttaaataatattgtttatttatttttgttaatagaCAACATGAACAAGAAGCAGAAGAAGATTATACAGCAACACTTCCAGCAACAGTTGTTGTACCAGAAGTTTGGCCACATGTTCCAGTTATTGCAATAAATAGAAATCCAGTATTTCCAAGATTTATTAAACTCATTGAGCTATCAAATCCAGTTCTCATTGATTTAATAAGAagaaaagttaaattaaatcagCCATATgttggaatatttttaaagaaaagtGAAGagtaagaaaatattattttatatatatatttgtcatcaaaacaagataataaattgagttaattaatttcatagaAATCAATCAGatgttgttgaaaatatagatGATGTTTATCCAATTGGTACATTTGGACAGATCCATGAAGTTCATGATCTTGGTGATAAATTAAGACTCGTTGTTATGGCACATCGAAGAATTAAAATTGTCAATCAAATACCAGAAGAATTATCACCAAAACCAGCACAACGTgagagtaataatttttataaattcccctttttaattttttaaattttaactagTAATATTCATTAGAATTTGATACTCCTCTatattagtttattaattattatgtatacaGAAATGAAATTGACGTTTCCACTACTAAATACAACAATTTACGTTCCTGTAGACGAGGCTGGTCAATCACGTCGAGGTGGACGTTCAAGTCGTAGAAAAgctgaattaaaaattgaagctGTTGATAGTGTAGATAAAACATCAAATGATACAACGacaattgttgaaaaagaatCATCAACATCAGTTGATGATCAAAAATCTGATGAAAAATCTCAAGAACAACAAACTGTTGTTCAAGGTGATACTGCTTCAAGTAGTCAACCATTACTTATGGTTGAAGTTGTCAATGTAacacatgataaatttaatcaaaatgaagaaataaaagcATTAACACAAGaagttattaaaacaatacgtGATATTATTAGTATGAATCCACTTTATCGTGATTCATTACAACAAATGTTACATCAAGGACAACGTGTTGTTGATAATCCAGTTTATCTTAGTGATTTAGGTGCAGCATTAACTGCTGCTGAGGCACGTGAATTACAAGAAGTTTTAGAAGAAACGGATGtaagataaattataattattaaacaacattaaattaatgtgctattatactttaattatataatttatttattacagatATCAAAAAGATTAAGACTATCACTTGctctattaaaaaaagaacatgAATTAAGTagattacaacaaaaaattggtAAAGAAGTTGAAGATAAAGTAAAACAACAACATCGTAAATATATACTACATGAACaacttaaaataattaaaaaagaattggGTTTAGAAAAAGATGATAAAGAtgcaattgatgaaaaatatcgTGAAAGAATACGTGATAAAAATGTACCAAAACATGTTATGGATGTTATTGatgaagaattaaataaattaggaTTTTTAGAAAGTCATAGTAGTGAATTTAATGTTACAAGAAATTATCTTGATTGGTTAACATCAATACCATGGGGTACATCAAGTCCTGAAAATTTAGGTATACAAGAAGCATCTGATATACTTGATAATGATCATTATGGTATggaagatattaaaaaacgtatacttgaatttattgctgtatcaaaattaaaaggtTCAACACaaggaaaaatattatgttttcaTGGACCACCTGGTGTTGGTAAAACATCAATAGCACGTTCAATAGCACGTGCATTAAATCGTGaatattttcgtttttctGTTGGTGGTATGACTGATGTTGCTGAAATAAAAGGACATAGAAGAACATATGTTGGTGCAATGCCtggtaaaataatacaatgtttaaaaaaaactaaaactgaAAATCCATTAGTATTAATTGATGAAGTTGATAAAATTGGTAAAGGACATCAGGGTGATCCATCATCAGCATTACTTGAAATGTTAGATCCAGaacaaaattcaaattttcttGATCATTATCTTGATGTACcagttgatttatcaaaagtattatttatatgtacagCAAATGTTATTGATACAATACCAGAACCATTACGTGATCGTATGGAAATGATTGATATGTCTGGTTATGTTGCTGAAGAAAAATTAGCAATTGCTAAACAATATTTAGTACCACAAGCTATGAAAGATTGtggtttaaataatgataatattattataaatgatgatgcattaaaaacattaataaaatcatattgtCGTGAAAGTGGTGTtagaaatttacaaaaacataTTGAAAAAGTATCACGTAAAGttgcatttaaaattgttaaaaatgaaacagataaattaatgaatattgatgataataatttagttgATTTTGTTGGTAAACCAGTATTTACACATGATCGTATGTATGATGTAACACCACCAGGTGTTGTTATGGGTTTAGCATGGACAGCAATGGGTGGttcaacattatttattgaaacatcaattaataaattaagtgataaaaaaaatgaaggtaCATTTGAAGCAACTGGACATCTTGGTGATGTTATGAaagaatcaattaaaatagcaATGACTGTTGCtagaaattttatgaaaacaaatgattcaaataatacatttttatatgattCACATTTACATTTACATGTACCAGAAGGTGCAACACCAAAAGATGGACCAAGTGCTGGTGTTACAATTGCAAGTGCATTAATATcacttgctaaaaaaaaatcaataagacAATCAATTGCAATGACTGGTGAATTAAGTTTAATGGGTAAAGTACTACCTGTTGGTggtattaaagaaaaaattattgctgcTAAAAGAGTTGGtgttaattgtattattctaccagatgaaaataaaaaagattttgatgatttaccaaaatttataACTGATGGATTAGAAGTACATTTTGCAACTAATTTTAGtgatgtttataatatttgttttggtgatgataatcaattgaataatgatacttttaatattcaatataaacAAACACAAAATGCCACAATTCATggtaaacaaaattaatttaattaacaatttttatgataattttaatatattgacaagtctttttgttttttgtaattgtgttaattgtaaaatgacaatttttatagaaaaaaaagggaaaacaTTCCATTAATGGAAAATGTTTACatttaacaagttttttttttttcttttaattacaaaaatattttatttactagacaactacaataatttcaattggttttatcttttttttaaattgataattgaataatttacaaaattaaataatgatggtGTAAATATTatgtacaaaataataaatttgattgaaaataaattgatgttttattaataaaacattgcttttgtttttttattgtaaataataataatttagtcaATATGTTAGCTGGGTATTTCCATTTTACTGACTCTAATGATAAAATCACAAAGTCTCATTTGAACTTGAATATCAGTTGGattatttgtttcaaaaaaacCAGGTACACCAGCTTTTTCAAGAATACTTTGTTGATCAGTAACTTTTTTATCCAATTGCATAACTAATTTCATATCTGTTTGTTTAAGTTCTTCTCTGTGTTTAGCTTCAAGTGCAATTCTTGCTGTTAATTTATCTTCATCAGTTACATAATTTTCCATAGCTTCttgtaattcaattttttgttgattaattaattgtaatcgttgttgaaataaatgtttttcagTAACATGTTGAATCTCCATTAGACCTTTGACTATTTCGAATATTGTATCATTCAAAAGACAATTTGCTAGACCAGATAACAACTCATATGGCAAACGCATTTGATATTTTGGTGGTAAAGTTCCAGCCATATTTTGTAATTGTTCAactaaaaagtataattttctttgtaaatCTTCAGGTGATGGATCACTTGGTtccatttttgataaattatatattttattttgacagtTGTGTATTTACTTTAACAACATAACCaacaaaatgattaataataatatttttttttactatcttaTCAATAAACAGATGagaatttttgttgttaatttatattaaaaattgaaga is part of the Aphidius gifuensis isolate YNYX2018 linkage group LG1, ASM1490517v1, whole genome shotgun sequence genome and harbors:
- the LOC122851396 gene encoding lon protease homolog, mitochondrial-like isoform X3 is translated as MHILASSINQRLGMIIRHRMTLNRSLTIGKNHQVLPAKRKINILDLNNNKSRCLFNKNILRASVFASVRQFSTKKPPLPDDPVEQHEQEAEEDYTATLPATVVVPEVWPHVPVIAINRNPVFPRFIKLIELSNPVLIDLIRRKVKLNQPYVGIFLKKSEENQSDVVENIDDVYPIGTFGQIHEVHDLGDKLRLVVMAHRRIKIVNQIPEELSPKPAQRENEAGQSRRGGRSSRRKAELKIEAVDSVDKTSNDTTTIVEKESSTSVDDQKSDEKSQEQQTVVQGDTASSSQPLLMVEVVNVTHDKFNQNEEIKALTQEVIKTIRDIISMNPLYRDSLQQMLHQGQRVVDNPVYLSDLGAALTAAEARELQEVLEETDISKRLRLSLALLKKEHELSRLQQKIGKEVEDKVKQQHRKYILHEQLKIIKKELGLEKDDKDAIDEKYRERIRDKNVPKHVMDVIDEELNKLGFLESHSSEFNVTRNYLDWLTSIPWGTSSPENLGIQEASDILDNDHYGMEDIKKRILEFIAVSKLKGSTQGKILCFHGPPGVGKTSIARSIARALNREYFRFSVGGMTDVAEIKGHRRTYVGAMPGKIIQCLKKTKTENPLVLIDEVDKIGKGHQGDPSSALLEMLDPEQNSNFLDHYLDVPVDLSKVLFICTANVIDTIPEPLRDRMEMIDMSGYVAEEKLAIAKQYLVPQAMKDCGLNNDNIIINDDALKTLIKSYCRESGVRNLQKHIEKVSRKVAFKIVKNETDKLMNIDDNNLVDFVGKPVFTHDRMYDVTPPGVVMGLAWTAMGGSTLFIETSINKLSDKKNEGTFEATGHLGDVMKESIKIAMTVARNFMKTNDSNNTFLYDSHLHLHVPEGATPKDGPSAGVTIASALISLAKKKSIRQSIAMTGELSLMGKVLPVGGIKEKIIAAKRVGVNCIILPDENKKDFDDLPKFITDGLEVHFATNFSDVYNICFGDDNQLNNDTFNIQYKQTQNATIHGKQN
- the LOC122851396 gene encoding lon protease homolog, mitochondrial-like isoform X4; the protein is MHILASSINQRLGMIIRHRMTLNRSLTIGKNHQVLPAKRKINILDLNNNKSRCLFNKNILRASVFASVRQFSTKKPPLPDDPVEQHEQEAEEDYTATLPATVVVPEVWPHVPVIAINRNPVFPRFIKLIELSNPVLIDLIRRKVKLNQPYVGIFLKKSEENQSDVVENIDDVYPIGTFGQIHEVHDLGDKLRLVVMAHRRIKIVNQIPEELSPKPAQHEAGQSRRGGRSSRRKAELKIEAVDSVDKTSNDTTTIVEKESSTSVDDQKSDEKSQEQQTVVQGDTASSSQPLLMVEVVNVTHDKFNQNEEIKALTQEVIKTIRDIISMNPLYRDSLQQMLHQGQRVVDNPVYLSDLGAALTAAEARELQEVLEETDISKRLRLSLALLKKEHELSRLQQKIGKEVEDKVKQQHRKYILHEQLKIIKKELGLEKDDKDAIDEKYRERIRDKNVPKHVMDVIDEELNKLGFLESHSSEFNVTRNYLDWLTSIPWGTSSPENLGIQEASDILDNDHYGMEDIKKRILEFIAVSKLKGSTQGKILCFHGPPGVGKTSIARSIARALNREYFRFSVGGMTDVAEIKGHRRTYVGAMPGKIIQCLKKTKTENPLVLIDEVDKIGKGHQGDPSSALLEMLDPEQNSNFLDHYLDVPVDLSKVLFICTANVIDTIPEPLRDRMEMIDMSGYVAEEKLAIAKQYLVPQAMKDCGLNNDNIIINDDALKTLIKSYCRESGVRNLQKHIEKVSRKVAFKIVKNETDKLMNIDDNNLVDFVGKPVFTHDRMYDVTPPGVVMGLAWTAMGGSTLFIETSINKLSDKKNEGTFEATGHLGDVMKESIKIAMTVARNFMKTNDSNNTFLYDSHLHLHVPEGATPKDGPSAGVTIASALISLAKKKSIRQSIAMTGELSLMGKVLPVGGIKEKIIAAKRVGVNCIILPDENKKDFDDLPKFITDGLEVHFATNFSDVYNICFGDDNQLNNDTFNIQYKQTQNATIHGKQN
- the LOC122851396 gene encoding lon protease homolog, mitochondrial-like isoform X1, coding for MHILASSINQRLGMIIRHRMTLNRSLTIGKNHQVLPAKRKINILDLNNNKSRCLFNKNILRASVFASVRQFSTKKPPLPDDPVEQHEQEAEEDYTATLPATVVVPEVWPHVPVIAINRNPVFPRFIKLIELSNPVLIDLIRRKVKLNQPYVGIFLKKSEENQSDVVENIDDVYPIGTFGQIHEVHDLGDKLRLVVMAHRRIKIVNQIPEELSPKPAQREKMKLTFPLLNTTIYVPVDEAGQSRRGGRSSRRKAELKIEAVDSVDKTSNDTTTIVEKESSTSVDDQKSDEKSQEQQTVVQGDTASSSQPLLMVEVVNVTHDKFNQNEEIKALTQEVIKTIRDIISMNPLYRDSLQQMLHQGQRVVDNPVYLSDLGAALTAAEARELQEVLEETDISKRLRLSLALLKKEHELSRLQQKIGKEVEDKVKQQHRKYILHEQLKIIKKELGLEKDDKDAIDEKYRERIRDKNVPKHVMDVIDEELNKLGFLESHSSEFNVTRNYLDWLTSIPWGTSSPENLGIQEASDILDNDHYGMEDIKKRILEFIAVSKLKGSTQGKILCFHGPPGVGKTSIARSIARALNREYFRFSVGGMTDVAEIKGHRRTYVGAMPGKIIQCLKKTKTENPLVLIDEVDKIGKGHQGDPSSALLEMLDPEQNSNFLDHYLDVPVDLSKVLFICTANVIDTIPEPLRDRMEMIDMSGYVAEEKLAIAKQYLVPQAMKDCGLNNDNIIINDDALKTLIKSYCRESGVRNLQKHIEKVSRKVAFKIVKNETDKLMNIDDNNLVDFVGKPVFTHDRMYDVTPPGVVMGLAWTAMGGSTLFIETSINKLSDKKNEGTFEATGHLGDVMKESIKIAMTVARNFMKTNDSNNTFLYDSHLHLHVPEGATPKDGPSAGVTIASALISLAKKKSIRQSIAMTGELSLMGKVLPVGGIKEKIIAAKRVGVNCIILPDENKKDFDDLPKFITDGLEVHFATNFSDVYNICFGDDNQLNNDTFNIQYKQTQNATIHGKQN
- the LOC122851396 gene encoding lon protease homolog, mitochondrial-like isoform X2, whose product is MHILASSINQRLGMIIRHRMTLNRSLTIGKNHQVLPAKRKINILDLNNNKSRCLFNKNILRASVFASVRQFSTKKPPLPDDPVEQHEQEAEEDYTATLPATVVVPEVWPHVPVIAINRNPVFPRFIKLIELSNPVLIDLIRRKVKLNQPYVGIFLKKSEENQSDVVENIDDVYPIGTFGQIHEVHDLGDKLRLVVMAHRRIKIVNQIPEELSPKPAQQMKLTFPLLNTTIYVPVDEAGQSRRGGRSSRRKAELKIEAVDSVDKTSNDTTTIVEKESSTSVDDQKSDEKSQEQQTVVQGDTASSSQPLLMVEVVNVTHDKFNQNEEIKALTQEVIKTIRDIISMNPLYRDSLQQMLHQGQRVVDNPVYLSDLGAALTAAEARELQEVLEETDISKRLRLSLALLKKEHELSRLQQKIGKEVEDKVKQQHRKYILHEQLKIIKKELGLEKDDKDAIDEKYRERIRDKNVPKHVMDVIDEELNKLGFLESHSSEFNVTRNYLDWLTSIPWGTSSPENLGIQEASDILDNDHYGMEDIKKRILEFIAVSKLKGSTQGKILCFHGPPGVGKTSIARSIARALNREYFRFSVGGMTDVAEIKGHRRTYVGAMPGKIIQCLKKTKTENPLVLIDEVDKIGKGHQGDPSSALLEMLDPEQNSNFLDHYLDVPVDLSKVLFICTANVIDTIPEPLRDRMEMIDMSGYVAEEKLAIAKQYLVPQAMKDCGLNNDNIIINDDALKTLIKSYCRESGVRNLQKHIEKVSRKVAFKIVKNETDKLMNIDDNNLVDFVGKPVFTHDRMYDVTPPGVVMGLAWTAMGGSTLFIETSINKLSDKKNEGTFEATGHLGDVMKESIKIAMTVARNFMKTNDSNNTFLYDSHLHLHVPEGATPKDGPSAGVTIASALISLAKKKSIRQSIAMTGELSLMGKVLPVGGIKEKIIAAKRVGVNCIILPDENKKDFDDLPKFITDGLEVHFATNFSDVYNICFGDDNQLNNDTFNIQYKQTQNATIHGKQN